Proteins encoded together in one Thermophilibacter immobilis window:
- a CDS encoding ABC transporter ATP-binding protein: MADERRPLLSVQHLCKEFPVDSGLLGRRFSKSSVSAVKDVSFDIYPGETLGLVGESGCGKSTTGRCIMRLSRPTSGKVIFDGKDVAEMSKRELKGMRRNMQFIFQDPYASLNPRMTIGEIVSEPLIIHGVMTDATERTLYVQELLDTVGLNPEHINRYPHEFSGGQRQRVGIARAFALKPKLIICDEPVSALDVSIQAQVLNLLNDLQQQYGTAYLFIAHDLSVVQHISNHIAVMYLGNLMEHSDWKTLYDRPMHPYTQSLLSAVPVPDPDLQATRKRIILAGDPPSPIDPPSGCRFHTRCPIATERCSAEHPELREIEPGHLCACHYAAPNPIKGSSIEL; encoded by the coding sequence ATGGCAGACGAGAGAAGGCCCCTGCTCTCCGTGCAGCACCTGTGCAAGGAGTTCCCGGTGGACTCCGGTCTCCTGGGCAGGCGCTTCTCCAAGAGCTCCGTCTCGGCGGTCAAGGACGTGAGCTTTGACATCTACCCTGGCGAGACCCTGGGCCTCGTGGGCGAGTCCGGCTGCGGCAAGTCCACCACGGGTCGCTGCATCATGCGCCTCTCGCGCCCGACGTCAGGCAAGGTCATCTTTGACGGCAAGGACGTCGCTGAGATGAGCAAGAGGGAGCTCAAGGGGATGCGCCGCAACATGCAGTTCATCTTCCAGGACCCCTACGCCTCGCTCAACCCGCGCATGACCATCGGAGAGATCGTCTCCGAGCCGCTCATCATCCACGGCGTCATGACCGATGCGACCGAGCGCACTCTCTACGTTCAGGAGCTCCTGGACACTGTGGGCCTCAACCCCGAACACATCAACCGCTATCCGCACGAGTTCTCGGGAGGTCAGCGCCAGCGCGTCGGCATCGCCCGAGCCTTCGCGCTCAAGCCCAAGCTCATCATCTGCGACGAGCCGGTCTCGGCCCTGGACGTCTCCATCCAGGCCCAGGTGCTCAACCTCCTGAACGACCTCCAGCAGCAGTACGGCACCGCGTACCTGTTCATCGCGCATGACCTCTCGGTGGTCCAGCACATCTCCAACCACATCGCGGTCATGTACCTGGGAAACCTCATGGAGCACTCCGACTGGAAGACGCTCTACGACCGGCCGATGCACCCCTACACGCAGTCTCTGCTCTCGGCGGTGCCCGTGCCCGACCCCGATCTTCAGGCGACCCGCAAGCGCATCATCCTCGCGGGCGACCCGCCCTCGCCAATCGACCCACCTTCCGGCTGCCGCTTCCACACGCGCTGCCCGATCGCGACCGAGCGCTGTTCCGCCGAGCATCCCGAGCTGCGCGAGATTGAGCCCGGTCACCTCTGTGCCTGTCACTACGCGGCTCCCAACCCGATCAAGGGGAGCTCGATCGAGCTTTAG
- a CDS encoding ATP-binding protein has protein sequence MHDIVNIALVNVNGDLDVTTVGSVRRRIDALVAQGCRRIFLNMAGSTRVDSAGMGLILSELRRMRRLGGLLSLSNVSPSVYLALCRMRMVDYLLVSRAGARLEVDELDPSVLPCWRTTFRVDATALGGARDRVSELLGGLPLTPDEVFDMTLASGEAVGNAVDHTCEGGVLVTVSAYADRAVVDVADCGCGFAPAQEGGDPVEPSPWAERGRGIRLMRLLADSVIISSKSAGQGTVVRLVKLFDGPGAVTVPEQVTPATRP, from the coding sequence ATGCATGACATCGTCAACATAGCGCTCGTTAACGTCAACGGGGACCTCGACGTCACCACGGTCGGCTCCGTGCGTCGACGCATCGATGCGCTTGTCGCCCAGGGCTGCCGCCGTATCTTCCTCAACATGGCCGGATCCACCCGCGTCGACTCGGCGGGGATGGGGCTCATCCTCTCCGAACTGCGCCGCATGCGCCGCCTGGGCGGGCTTCTGTCGCTCTCCAACGTCTCGCCTTCGGTGTACCTGGCTCTGTGCCGCATGCGCATGGTCGACTACCTGCTCGTCTCTCGCGCGGGCGCGCGCCTTGAGGTCGATGAGCTCGACCCCTCCGTCCTGCCTTGCTGGCGCACCACGTTTCGCGTGGACGCCACGGCCCTGGGCGGGGCGCGCGACCGGGTGTCCGAGCTTCTGGGGGGGCTGCCCCTCACGCCCGACGAGGTGTTCGACATGACGCTGGCCTCCGGCGAGGCCGTGGGCAACGCCGTCGACCACACCTGCGAGGGAGGCGTTCTGGTGACGGTGTCCGCCTATGCCGACCGCGCGGTCGTCGACGTGGCCGACTGCGGGTGCGGCTTTGCGCCCGCCCAGGAGGGGGGCGACCCCGTCGAGCCGAGCCCCTGGGCCGAGCGCGGGCGGGGAATTCGCCTCATGCGCCTTCTCGCCGACTCCGTCATCATCTCGTCCAAGAGCGCAGGACAGGGGACGGTCGTGCGTCTCGTCAAGCTCTTCGACGGACCAGGTGCCGTCACGGTTCCCGAGCAGGTCACCCCCGCCACGCGCCCGTAG
- a CDS encoding SpoIIE family protein phosphatase: protein MPRTALSTRRVEGIGEGSLAGTLSRLLQLTSEAVLVFDGLGRVLLVNDEATKLLSSKEALVGTDVRRLFPAADGSDPDGMFDASDLPFAVDGSMTLCSCVGADGRLMPVRVRCDVVQAPGETYLLVALPANGEERAGREYDRTLDDLRRANHRLSGALNIVLDTLDSNDVDTLFGRVLEEITDTMESDGTIVYLAEADGFHLRGLSSGLADEKVVRFMAFDRSVEKLALREGHAVRLRVCPPSSDVLRQGRLVTREVVNEETHEIMRLKSDVLPPFTSFVLVPVWFGGHVISIIEVGWRRMHPLVKEDARLLDSVAHYLSIQLAGAFSAMRAQRADHLLALGTDLREELLSAGDDASHDVWGRLPEVLSEAADELEATLVRVRENDYQRLVMVDLPLTGMRALPVDLDELERGSVRDGAAVVSVGSGSELSSFLRELGEPCVGVLVDLGELAGERFCNLVLRPNGAEPFDDLELEFLSRLAEDVRGIALGEEARAQDKRISQALQTGMRNELQKVEGITAQAVYSSATKAAFVGGDFYDLIRLPGRRACVIMGDVSGKGVEAASVSAAVKTALGAYAWEGLDPARMVRSLNDFLLGFSRVETFATLFVGIADLASATLTYCSAGHPPAILMRAGADEISILDVQSGVVGAFHDIGYQDGSVRLCAGDVLLLYTDGTTEARDPSGAFFGEQGLRDLVMRESAGGKTFDGFVERLLEALDTFTGQNLEDDVAMVALRFDELGVAEGHGA, encoded by the coding sequence ATGCCAAGGACGGCGCTCAGCACCAGACGGGTCGAGGGAATAGGCGAGGGGAGCCTTGCGGGGACCCTCTCGAGGCTCCTGCAGCTCACGAGCGAGGCGGTTCTCGTCTTCGACGGTCTGGGGCGGGTGCTTCTTGTGAACGACGAGGCCACCAAGCTCCTCTCGAGCAAAGAAGCGCTCGTGGGCACTGACGTGCGCCGGCTCTTTCCGGCCGCCGACGGCTCCGACCCGGACGGCATGTTCGACGCGTCGGACCTTCCCTTTGCCGTCGACGGCTCGATGACGCTCTGCTCGTGCGTGGGCGCGGACGGTCGCCTCATGCCGGTCCGCGTGCGCTGCGACGTCGTCCAGGCCCCGGGGGAGACCTACCTCCTCGTCGCCCTGCCCGCCAACGGAGAGGAGCGCGCGGGACGCGAGTACGACCGCACCCTCGACGACCTGCGCCGAGCCAACCATCGGCTGTCCGGGGCCCTGAACATCGTGCTCGACACCCTGGACTCCAATGACGTGGACACCCTCTTCGGGCGCGTGCTCGAGGAGATCACGGACACGATGGAGTCCGACGGCACGATCGTCTACCTCGCCGAGGCGGACGGCTTTCACCTGCGCGGCCTCTCGAGCGGCCTCGCAGACGAGAAGGTCGTGCGCTTCATGGCGTTCGACCGCAGCGTGGAGAAGCTCGCCCTGCGCGAGGGCCATGCGGTGCGCTTGAGGGTCTGTCCCCCGTCGAGCGACGTGCTCAGGCAGGGGCGGCTGGTCACGCGCGAGGTCGTGAACGAGGAGACGCACGAGATCATGCGCCTCAAGAGCGACGTCCTGCCCCCGTTCACGAGCTTCGTGCTGGTTCCGGTGTGGTTCGGCGGGCACGTCATCTCGATCATCGAGGTGGGCTGGAGGCGGATGCACCCCCTCGTCAAGGAGGACGCGCGCCTGCTCGACTCCGTGGCCCACTACCTCTCGATCCAGCTCGCGGGGGCCTTCTCGGCCATGCGCGCCCAGCGTGCCGACCATCTCCTCGCCCTGGGGACCGATCTGCGCGAGGAGCTCCTCTCCGCAGGGGACGACGCGAGTCACGACGTGTGGGGTCGCCTGCCCGAGGTCCTCTCCGAGGCCGCCGACGAGCTGGAGGCCACCCTCGTGCGCGTCCGGGAGAACGACTACCAGCGCCTCGTCATGGTCGACCTGCCCCTCACGGGCATGCGCGCGCTTCCCGTCGACCTGGACGAGCTCGAGCGGGGCTCCGTACGCGACGGAGCCGCCGTGGTGAGCGTGGGCTCCGGCTCCGAGCTCTCCTCGTTTCTGCGCGAGCTCGGGGAGCCCTGCGTGGGCGTGCTGGTCGACCTCGGGGAGCTGGCCGGCGAGCGCTTCTGCAACCTCGTGCTGCGCCCCAACGGGGCGGAGCCCTTCGATGACCTCGAGCTCGAGTTTCTCTCCCGGCTGGCCGAGGACGTGCGCGGCATCGCCCTGGGCGAGGAGGCGCGGGCCCAGGACAAGCGCATCTCGCAGGCCCTCCAGACGGGGATGAGAAACGAGCTCCAGAAGGTCGAGGGCATCACGGCCCAGGCCGTCTACTCCTCCGCGACCAAGGCCGCCTTCGTGGGCGGGGACTTCTACGACCTCATCCGGCTGCCCGGCCGGCGCGCCTGCGTCATCATGGGCGACGTCTCCGGCAAGGGCGTGGAGGCCGCGTCCGTCTCGGCGGCCGTCAAGACGGCGCTGGGGGCCTACGCGTGGGAGGGGTTGGACCCGGCGCGCATGGTGCGCTCGCTCAACGACTTCCTCCTGGGCTTCTCGCGCGTGGAGACCTTCGCCACGCTCTTCGTGGGCATCGCCGACCTGGCGTCCGCCACGCTCACGTACTGCTCGGCGGGCCATCCGCCCGCGATCCTCATGCGCGCCGGGGCCGACGAGATCTCCATCCTGGACGTGCAGTCCGGCGTCGTCGGCGCCTTTCACGACATTGGCTACCAGGACGGCTCGGTGCGCCTTTGCGCCGGTGACGTCCTGCTGCTCTACACGGACGGGACCACGGAGGCCCGCGACCCCTCGGGCGCGTTCTTTGGCGAGCAGGGCCTGCGCGACCTGGTGATGCGCGAGTCTGCGGGCGGGAAGACCTTCGACGGCTTCGTGGAGCGCCTCCTTGAGGCGCTTGACACCTTCACGGGCCAGAACCTGGAGGATGACGTGGCCATGGTCGCCCTGCGCTTCGATGAGCTGGGAGTCGCGGAGGGCCACGGCGCCTGA